In Candidatus Gastranaerophilales bacterium, a single genomic region encodes these proteins:
- a CDS encoding YqeG family HAD IIIA-type phosphatase → MILKPDYNVVSLFDIDFDELKNQGVNVVLFDLDSTIMPSKSGMYPENVKELFKKLKNDFTLAVISNNKNKDYIAKVQAMTDFAVVGHANKPSPKVMREYLLNIGKSPKDTVVIGDRPLTDILAGKLLGAKTVLVDSITKNTENIQTRLVRKLERTTIRTF, encoded by the coding sequence ATGATATTAAAACCTGATTATAATGTAGTTTCACTTTTTGACATTGATTTTGATGAGTTGAAAAATCAAGGCGTAAATGTTGTCTTATTTGACCTTGACAGTACGATTATGCCATCTAAAAGCGGTATGTATCCGGAGAACGTAAAAGAACTTTTTAAAAAGCTGAAAAATGATTTTACTTTAGCAGTTATCAGTAATAATAAAAACAAAGATTATATTGCAAAAGTCCAAGCTATGACAGACTTTGCTGTTGTCGGGCATGCGAATAAACCTTCACCTAAAGTTATGCGTGAATATTTATTAAATATTGGCAAGAGTCCGAAAGATACTGTTGTTATAGGGGATAGACCTTTGACGGATATCTTAGCAGGGAAACTTTTGGGAGCAAAGACAGTTTTAGTCGATTCAATTACGAAAAACACGGAAAATATCCAAACACGTCTTGTCCGTAAACTTGAGAGAACGACTATTAGAACTTTTTAG
- a CDS encoding peroxiredoxin has protein sequence MNLSDVKLQGIDENGDEKTYSIDDFKDENVILYFYPKDNTSGCTIEAHNFRDNMDKISKFVKVVGVSPDDIESHKNFKSHNDLNFTLLSDPDKELAEALSVKNDDGSIERSTFLIDKNGNIEKEWRKVNPNEHIEEIMKYIKEKLT, from the coding sequence ATGAATTTATCAGATGTCAAACTTCAAGGAATTGACGAAAACGGCGACGAAAAAACATATTCTATAGACGATTTTAAAGATGAAAATGTCATTCTGTACTTTTACCCAAAAGATAACACCTCAGGTTGTACAATAGAAGCACACAACTTTAGAGATAACATGGACAAAATTTCAAAATTCGTGAAAGTTGTCGGCGTAAGCCCTGACGACATAGAAAGTCACAAAAATTTCAAATCTCATAATGATTTGAACTTCACTTTGCTCTCTGACCCCGATAAAGAATTGGCAGAAGCTTTAAGCGTAAAAAATGATGACGGCTCTATTGAACGCTCTACATTCCTTATTGACAAAAATGGAAATATCGAAAAAGAATGGCGAAAAGTTAATCCTAATGAACACATTGAAGAAATTATGAAATATATAAAAGAAAAACTTACCTAA
- a CDS encoding diguanylate cyclase → MKQENHINNVNKEKDSNLQTPNISNPINQTGLIAKINSLNTRATSNRLYGGYNQYVEKPSLTINYAELLKYMNEVMLNKHNINELFYSFHNLVTNKLNCSFTSLGIINPQSNCMNIKLIDKIGSIYSSRVFLSDTNNEIVKSITENKISTHNDNEFLKIPYLANSPAIVLPITSFGENIGVSIIGDYEIDSHIDIYRLISNYYGLFIANFDLKEKATQSANIDTLTGLYSHRKFQELLAKELSDTKETEKSVSIVIFDVNNISQINREFGHAKGDEIIKMVATKISQNIKKQDFAGRYGGDEIAVVLPDMNTEEAKYLAEYLTYTLSCCLIDNVGPIKVSVGVATFPEASIDQEKLLILAEQAMYISKSKGYKNGISTIVSSQDYDFWEDMALNSFASVLAKRHSQIGINFEEELVTKFQNEEIISQNHLIDVVTSLASAIDAKDEYTKGHSTSVSRYAVALARAINLPEKEVERIKLGALLHDVGKIGIPENVLKKPTKLSDEEWEIMKQHPTIGAEKVLQPNPSLHDLIPIVKYHHEHWDGSGYPNRLKETEIPLAARIVAVADAYHALISDRPYRKGLGNDKACEILTVGAGVQWDEELVRQFVAIAPSLATMI, encoded by the coding sequence GTGAAACAAGAAAATCATATAAATAATGTTAATAAGGAGAAGGATTCCAACCTCCAAACACCGAATATATCAAACCCAATTAACCAAACGGGGTTAATTGCAAAGATTAATTCGCTGAACACCAGAGCCACTTCAAACAGGCTCTATGGCGGTTACAATCAGTATGTCGAAAAACCATCTTTGACAATTAATTATGCTGAACTTCTCAAATATATGAACGAAGTTATGCTCAATAAGCATAATATTAATGAACTTTTTTATTCTTTCCACAACCTTGTAACAAATAAGCTTAATTGCTCATTCACCTCTTTAGGTATTATTAACCCGCAATCTAACTGCATGAATATCAAATTAATCGATAAAATCGGCAGCATATACTCCTCAAGAGTATTTTTGAGCGACACAAATAACGAAATTGTAAAATCAATAACAGAAAATAAAATCTCAACTCACAACGATAACGAATTTCTAAAAATCCCTTACCTTGCAAATTCACCTGCAATCGTTCTTCCTATTACCAGTTTTGGTGAGAATATCGGCGTTTCAATTATCGGGGATTATGAAATTGACAGTCATATAGATATCTACAGACTAATTTCAAACTATTACGGACTGTTTATTGCAAACTTTGACCTCAAAGAAAAAGCTACTCAAAGTGCTAATATCGACACTTTAACAGGCTTATACTCACACAGAAAGTTCCAAGAATTGTTAGCAAAAGAACTCTCTGACACTAAAGAAACCGAAAAAAGCGTTTCTATTGTAATCTTTGATGTAAACAATATTTCTCAAATAAATCGGGAATTCGGGCACGCTAAAGGCGATGAAATTATCAAAATGGTCGCAACCAAAATTAGTCAAAATATCAAAAAACAAGATTTCGCAGGAAGATACGGCGGCGACGAAATTGCTGTTGTTTTGCCTGATATGAATACCGAAGAAGCTAAATACCTTGCTGAATATTTGACCTACACTTTATCTTGTTGCTTAATTGACAACGTAGGTCCAATCAAAGTCTCCGTTGGGGTAGCGACTTTCCCTGAAGCCTCTATCGACCAAGAAAAACTTTTAATCCTCGCTGAACAAGCTATGTACATCTCCAAAAGCAAAGGATACAAAAACGGCATTTCAACTATTGTAAGTTCTCAAGATTATGACTTCTGGGAGGACATGGCATTGAACTCTTTCGCTTCTGTACTTGCTAAACGTCACTCTCAAATCGGCATAAACTTCGAAGAAGAACTTGTAACAAAATTCCAAAATGAAGAAATTATTTCTCAAAACCACTTGATTGATGTTGTAACTTCTCTTGCGAGTGCAATCGATGCTAAAGATGAATACACAAAAGGTCACTCAACATCTGTTTCCAGATATGCTGTCGCTTTAGCCAGAGCAATCAATCTGCCTGAAAAAGAAGTTGAACGCATTAAACTCGGAGCACTTCTTCATGACGTCGGCAAAATCGGTATCCCTGAAAACGTCCTTAAAAAACCAACAAAATTGAGCGACGAAGAATGGGAAATCATGAAACAACACCCGACTATAGGTGCTGAAAAAGTTCTACAACCTAACCCATCTTTACACGACCTTATCCCAATCGTAAAATATCACCACGAACATTGGGACGGTAGCGGTTATCCAAACAGACTAAAAGAAACTGAAATTCCTTTAGCAGCAAGAATCGTCGCTGTAGCAGATGCTTACCACGCCTTAATAAGTGACAGACCTTACAGAAAAGGACTTGGGAACGACAAAGCTTGCGAAATATTGACCGTAGGTGCAGGCGTACAATGGGATGAAGAACTTGTCAGACAGTTTGTCGCTATCGCTCCATCTTTGGCTACTATGATTTAG
- a CDS encoding glycosyltransferase family 2 protein, protein MLNGKKVVVIMPAYNAAKTLEKTYSEIAMDIVDEVILTDVNSADDTKLIAEKLNIDTIVHDVNLGYGANQKSCYRGALKAGADIIIMLHPDYQYTPKLIPAMVSMIAFEEYDAVIASRMLTGGALKGGMPMYKWIANKFLTFFQNIMMGQALSEYHTGFRAFNKQVLEMLPLEDCDDDFIFDNEMLALIFYHRFKIGEISCPTLYFPEASSINFMRSCKYGLGVLSVSFKYLLATLGVYKSKIFKKKAKRLNLSKTINYYHKKINDAES, encoded by the coding sequence ATGCTAAACGGAAAAAAAGTAGTTGTTATAATGCCTGCGTATAATGCGGCAAAAACATTGGAGAAGACATATTCAGAAATAGCAATGGATATTGTCGATGAAGTTATATTGACAGATGTCAATTCTGCTGACGATACAAAACTCATTGCTGAAAAGCTCAATATTGATACAATAGTTCATGATGTCAATTTGGGCTACGGAGCAAATCAAAAGTCTTGTTATCGTGGGGCATTAAAGGCTGGGGCTGATATTATTATAATGCTTCATCCTGATTATCAATATACGCCAAAGTTAATACCTGCAATGGTTTCTATGATTGCATTTGAGGAGTATGATGCAGTAATTGCTTCGAGAATGTTGACAGGTGGTGCACTAAAAGGTGGAATGCCAATGTATAAGTGGATTGCAAATAAGTTTTTAACTTTTTTTCAAAATATAATGATGGGACAGGCATTGTCTGAGTATCATACAGGTTTTAGGGCATTTAATAAACAAGTTTTAGAAATGTTGCCACTTGAAGATTGTGACGACGACTTCATTTTTGACAACGAAATGCTTGCCCTTATTTTTTATCATAGATTTAAAATCGGGGAGATAAGTTGTCCGACATTATATTTTCCAGAGGCATCATCAATAAACTTTATGCGTTCTTGTAAATACGGCTTAGGAGTCTTGTCTGTAAGTTTTAAATATTTGCTGGCAACTCTTGGAGTGTATAAATCCAAAATTTTTAAAAAAAAGGCAAAAAGACTTAACTTATCAAAGACGATAAATTATTACCACAAGAAAATAAATGACGCTGAAAGCTAA
- a CDS encoding annexin, which yields MGEISKDITFGQLTSKQQEAIKNIKEKMQKNSGGIDYSISDFQDSIFSAGSYSELAGKVDSNSALKKIDDTIGLENFYNLLDSNGDGKLDTDEQNAFNNLNTQFQGQSGSAALDFADLYDIALNIEIPDESNTQQDIDITGADMNSGTGATGTTDTTGTNATNGTNGTTGSTATDGTTSADDSSTTDGTASTDLNSMFADAKKDYNSDGSYSKTIKDGDTSLKQNFDKNGTLIGYESTALDSNGNTMTTVSNAEGTPTSASLTDTQGRTMENYQFEDDGVTPKEYTITTWNGDGDDAPRTVLQYKDGGYTTKTFDGDKWSNEVACDMEGNKLPMEKADSVTVDEKSQKLADQLFEAMDGWGTDEASVHQILDKASPEDLQKIMLAYQEAHGESLMDAIKGDFSGKEEKGLKETLTNALKSQDDSKLLADKQVGLVVQELNNAMKGLGTDEDVVNSILKDGNYTPEQMNQILSAYNKTNGSLISDIKGDFSGKAEKELKGIALKGLSASSEEPLSTEQLDMISSELKSAMKGLGTDEDVVNTILKDGGYNSDQMAQILENYDTTNGSLIGDIKGDFSGKAEKELKAIVLGGLQGTKGTEAEADSLPDNKVKMVVTELNRAMKGLGTDEDAVSSILNDGNYTPAQLTQIMDAYKEEYGKSLTAAIKGDFSGSTQDKYVYMLNQALIDT from the coding sequence ATGGGCGAAATCTCAAAAGATATCACTTTTGGGCAGTTGACATCAAAACAGCAAGAAGCAATTAAAAACATTAAAGAGAAAATGCAAAAGAATTCAGGTGGTATAGATTATTCTATTTCTGATTTTCAAGACAGTATATTCTCTGCAGGCTCATATTCAGAGTTGGCTGGCAAGGTAGACAGCAATTCTGCCCTCAAAAAGATTGATGATACTATAGGGCTTGAAAACTTTTATAACTTGCTGGATTCGAATGGCGATGGCAAACTGGATACTGACGAGCAAAATGCGTTTAACAATTTGAATACGCAGTTCCAAGGTCAAAGCGGTTCAGCAGCTCTTGATTTTGCCGATTTGTATGATATAGCTCTTAATATTGAAATTCCTGATGAGAGTAATACTCAACAAGATATTGACATTACAGGTGCTGATATGAACTCGGGAACAGGTGCAACGGGCACAACGGATACCACAGGAACAAATGCTACAAATGGTACAAATGGTACCACCGGCTCAACTGCAACTGATGGTACTACTTCTGCTGACGATTCTTCAACCACAGATGGCACTGCTTCTACTGACTTGAATTCAATGTTTGCTGATGCAAAAAAAGACTATAATTCAGATGGCTCATATTCAAAAACTATAAAAGATGGAGATACATCATTAAAACAAAATTTTGACAAAAACGGTACTTTGATAGGCTATGAGTCAACAGCACTTGATTCAAACGGAAATACAATGACAACTGTATCTAATGCTGAAGGTACTCCAACTTCTGCTTCTTTGACGGATACTCAAGGAAGAACAATGGAAAATTATCAATTTGAAGATGATGGAGTAACGCCGAAAGAATATACAATAACAACATGGAATGGTGATGGAGATGACGCACCAAGAACTGTCTTGCAATACAAAGATGGTGGATATACAACCAAAACTTTTGACGGCGACAAATGGTCAAATGAGGTTGCCTGCGATATGGAAGGCAATAAACTGCCGATGGAAAAAGCAGACAGCGTAACAGTAGATGAAAAATCTCAAAAGTTAGCTGACCAACTGTTTGAAGCAATGGACGGTTGGGGAACAGATGAAGCTAGTGTCCATCAAATTCTCGATAAAGCAAGCCCTGAAGATTTGCAAAAAATAATGCTTGCATATCAAGAGGCTCACGGCGAATCATTGATGGATGCTATAAAAGGCGATTTCTCAGGTAAAGAAGAAAAAGGATTAAAAGAAACATTGACGAACGCCTTGAAATCTCAAGATGATTCAAAACTTCTTGCTGATAAACAGGTAGGGCTTGTTGTTCAAGAGTTGAATAACGCAATGAAAGGCCTTGGAACCGATGAAGATGTTGTAAATTCAATTTTGAAAGACGGCAATTATACGCCTGAGCAAATGAATCAAATATTAAGTGCATATAACAAGACCAATGGTTCATTGATAAGTGACATAAAAGGTGATTTTTCAGGTAAAGCGGAAAAAGAATTGAAAGGAATTGCACTCAAAGGACTTTCTGCCTCCTCAGAAGAACCTCTTTCTACAGAGCAACTTGATATGATTAGCTCAGAGCTGAAATCGGCAATGAAAGGTCTTGGAACTGATGAAGATGTCGTAAATACGATATTGAAAGATGGCGGTTACAATAGCGACCAAATGGCTCAGATTTTAGAGAATTACGATACTACAAACGGCTCACTGATAGGTGATATTAAAGGCGATTTTTCAGGTAAAGCAGAAAAAGAATTAAAGGCAATTGTGCTTGGAGGATTGCAAGGTACTAAAGGAACAGAAGCAGAAGCTGACTCTCTTCCTGATAACAAAGTCAAAATGGTTGTTACAGAACTCAATAGGGCTATGAAAGGGCTCGGAACCGATGAGGACGCAGTTTCCAGTATTTTGAATGATGGCAATTATACCCCTGCTCAACTTACGCAGATTATGGATGCGTATAAAGAAGAATACGGAAAATCGCTCACGGCAGCAATAAAAGGTGACTTCTCAGGAAGCACTCAAGATAAGTATGTCTATATGCTTAACCAAGCACTTATAGACACATAG
- the nifJ gene encoding pyruvate:ferredoxin (flavodoxin) oxidoreductase, giving the protein MPGKTITVDGNYAAAHVAYALSEVSAIYPITPSSTMGEWIDEWASQGKKNVWGKKVNVAEMQSEAGAAGAVHGSLAAGSLTSTYTASQGLLLMIPVMHKVAGEMLPHVIHVAARAIAAQSLAIFGDHSDVMGCRNTGYAMLAANSVQEEMDLALVAHLATYKSKVPFLQFFDGFRTSHEVHKIEEISYEDIAKLVEPKYIEEFRKRALRPEAPVCKVGAQNTDVYFQGRETVNKFYDEVPDIVQEYMDKVAKVTGRQYHPFDYVGAPDATDVIVAMGSGCETIEETIEYLNATRGTKYGMVKVRLYRPFDVKRFLEALPASAKRVTVLDRTKEPGAIGEPLYLDVVAALEGKNIRIIGGRYGLSSKEFTPSMVLATFKHAENNGFHGFTVGIEDDVTNKSLKVEEHIVTEPEGTTNCMFWGLGSDGTVGANKNSIKIIGQYTDKDAQAYFAYDSKKSFGVTVSHLRFGDKQIKSTYLITAPDFVSCSTHAYIGRYDLLKGIKEGGTFLLNSPYSKEEAFAHLTKDMQKTIIDKKIKFYNIDAEALIKQQPGLRGKGANTVMMVAYFKVSGIIPFEQALEGMKAMTTKTFKKKGDDVVNMNLALIDAAVDACQEVVIPASIDGVGSADEVKMIPDNADEFAKKIIEPSMRQKGDDIPVSAMSYDGVIPTGTACLEKRGIAPRVPQWNSDVCIQCGICASACPHAAIRTKLFDAETLKNAPASFKTVDAKPNANGEKFRVQVYVEDCTGCGVCLDQCPINNNKPETPALSWSTIEKEVAEGQLENEKFFNEAPDDVMGKNTTKTIKGAMLKTPLFEFSGACAGCGETPYVKLVSQLFGENVIVANATGCSSIYSGTFPTIPYTKKKNGRGPAWANSLFEDNAEFGFGMRLAVDQNRDTLKTYVEKVVASEKAPADLKEALNEAISNFDNSKTEEAIQAQDKAKEVLAKYADCDCADLAKVRELQDYFTDKSVWIIGGDGWANDIGYGGIDHVLAQNKNVNILVLDTEVYSNTGGQASKSTPTGAVAKFATGGKRTYKKNMGLMSMSYGYVYVASVALGADRGQTLKAFQEAEAYDGPSIIFAYAPCIAHGIDMSKTQTEQKRAVEAGYFPLYRYNPANETPFTWDAKEPKGNYQDFIRSEGRYKSLLKTNPEAAEALYNQAEADAAKRMAVYKSVGELMK; this is encoded by the coding sequence ATGCCAGGAAAAACAATAACAGTTGATGGTAACTACGCTGCAGCACACGTTGCGTATGCATTGAGCGAAGTATCAGCAATTTACCCTATCACTCCTTCCTCTACAATGGGCGAATGGATTGATGAATGGGCATCACAAGGTAAGAAAAATGTATGGGGCAAAAAAGTAAACGTTGCCGAAATGCAATCAGAAGCAGGTGCAGCAGGTGCTGTTCATGGTTCTTTGGCTGCAGGTTCGTTAACATCTACTTATACAGCTTCACAAGGTTTATTATTAATGATTCCTGTAATGCACAAAGTAGCAGGTGAAATGCTTCCGCATGTTATTCACGTTGCAGCTCGTGCAATTGCAGCTCAATCATTAGCTATTTTCGGCGACCACTCAGACGTTATGGGCTGCAGAAATACAGGCTATGCAATGTTGGCTGCTAACAGCGTTCAAGAAGAAATGGATTTGGCTTTGGTTGCTCACTTGGCAACTTATAAATCAAAAGTTCCTTTCTTGCAATTCTTTGATGGATTCAGAACATCACATGAAGTACACAAAATTGAAGAAATTTCTTACGAAGATATTGCAAAATTAGTTGAACCTAAATATATTGAAGAATTCAGAAAAAGAGCGTTAAGACCGGAAGCTCCTGTTTGTAAAGTCGGTGCTCAAAATACCGATGTTTACTTCCAAGGACGTGAAACAGTCAATAAATTCTATGATGAAGTTCCTGATATCGTTCAAGAATATATGGATAAAGTGGCAAAAGTAACAGGCAGACAATATCATCCGTTTGATTATGTCGGTGCTCCTGATGCTACAGACGTTATCGTTGCAATGGGTTCAGGCTGTGAAACTATTGAAGAAACTATTGAATACTTAAATGCAACTCGCGGTACAAAATACGGTATGGTTAAAGTCAGATTGTACAGACCGTTTGATGTTAAGAGATTCTTAGAAGCACTTCCTGCTTCTGCAAAACGTGTTACAGTTCTTGACAGAACTAAAGAACCCGGTGCTATCGGTGAACCTTTGTACTTAGACGTTGTTGCTGCATTAGAAGGTAAAAATATTAGAATTATCGGCGGTCGTTATGGCTTGTCTTCTAAAGAATTCACTCCTTCAATGGTATTGGCTACGTTTAAACATGCTGAAAACAACGGATTCCACGGATTTACAGTGGGCATTGAAGATGATGTTACAAATAAATCATTAAAAGTTGAAGAACATATCGTTACAGAACCTGAAGGCACTACAAACTGCATGTTCTGGGGGTTAGGTTCTGATGGTACTGTTGGTGCTAACAAAAACTCAATTAAAATTATCGGTCAATATACTGACAAAGATGCTCAAGCATACTTTGCTTATGACTCTAAAAAGTCATTTGGTGTAACTGTTTCTCACTTGAGATTTGGCGATAAACAAATTAAATCTACATACCTTATCACAGCTCCTGACTTTGTATCTTGTTCTACACACGCATACATCGGCAGATACGATTTGCTTAAAGGTATCAAAGAAGGCGGAACATTCTTGTTGAACAGCCCTTATTCTAAGGAAGAAGCTTTTGCTCACTTGACAAAAGATATGCAAAAAACAATTATCGACAAGAAAATCAAATTCTATAATATTGATGCAGAAGCTTTGATTAAACAACAACCGGGCTTACGTGGTAAAGGTGCAAACACAGTAATGATGGTTGCATACTTCAAAGTTTCAGGAATTATTCCTTTTGAACAAGCTCTTGAAGGAATGAAAGCTATGACAACAAAAACATTCAAGAAAAAGGGTGATGATGTTGTAAATATGAACCTTGCATTGATAGATGCAGCAGTTGACGCTTGTCAAGAAGTTGTTATTCCTGCTTCTATAGACGGCGTTGGTTCTGCAGATGAAGTTAAAATGATTCCTGATAACGCAGATGAATTCGCTAAGAAAATAATTGAACCTTCAATGAGACAAAAAGGTGATGATATTCCTGTTTCAGCAATGTCTTATGACGGCGTAATCCCGACAGGTACAGCTTGCCTCGAAAAACGTGGTATCGCACCGAGAGTTCCTCAATGGAATTCTGATGTATGTATCCAATGCGGAATTTGTGCATCAGCTTGTCCTCACGCAGCTATAAGAACAAAATTATTTGATGCTGAAACATTGAAAAATGCACCTGCATCATTCAAAACAGTAGATGCCAAACCAAATGCGAACGGAGAAAAATTCAGAGTACAAGTTTATGTTGAAGATTGTACAGGTTGCGGCGTATGCTTAGACCAATGTCCAATAAACAATAATAAACCTGAAACACCGGCTCTTTCTTGGTCAACTATTGAAAAAGAAGTTGCAGAAGGTCAATTGGAAAATGAAAAATTCTTCAATGAAGCTCCTGATGATGTAATGGGTAAAAACACAACAAAAACAATAAAAGGTGCAATGCTTAAGACTCCGTTATTCGAATTCTCAGGTGCTTGTGCAGGTTGTGGCGAAACTCCTTACGTTAAATTGGTATCACAATTGTTTGGCGAAAATGTAATCGTTGCTAACGCAACAGGTTGTTCTTCAATCTACTCAGGTACATTCCCGACAATTCCTTATACTAAGAAGAAAAACGGCAGAGGTCCGGCTTGGGCTAACTCATTATTTGAAGATAATGCTGAATTCGGTTTTGGTATGAGACTTGCAGTAGACCAAAACAGAGATACTTTGAAAACTTACGTTGAAAAAGTAGTTGCTTCAGAAAAAGCTCCAGCTGATTTGAAAGAGGCATTGAACGAAGCTATTTCAAACTTTGATAATTCAAAGACAGAAGAAGCTATTCAAGCTCAAGATAAAGCAAAAGAAGTTCTTGCAAAATATGCAGATTGTGATTGTGCAGACCTTGCGAAAGTAAGAGAGCTTCAAGATTACTTTACCGATAAATCAGTATGGATTATAGGTGGTGACGGATGGGCAAATGACATCGGTTACGGCGGTATCGACCATGTATTGGCACAAAATAAAAATGTTAATATCTTGGTTCTTGATACAGAAGTTTATTCAAATACAGGCGGACAAGCTTCTAAATCTACACCTACAGGTGCAGTTGCGAAGTTTGCTACAGGCGGTAAGAGAACTTACAAGAAGAATATGGGCTTGATGAGCATGTCATACGGATATGTTTACGTAGCATCAGTAGCATTAGGTGCTGATAGAGGTCAAACTCTTAAAGCATTCCAAGAAGCTGAAGCTTACGACGGACCATCAATCATCTTCGCTTACGCTCCTTGTATCGCTCACGGTATCGATATGAGCAAGACTCAAACTGAACAAAAACGTGCAGTTGAAGCAGGATATTTCCCACTATACAGATACAATCCTGCAAACGAAACTCCGTTTACTTGGGATGCTAAAGAACCAAAAGGCAATTATCAAGACTTTATTAGAAGTGAAGGTCGTTATAAATCACTTCTTAAGACAAATCCTGAAGCTGCCGAAGCTCTTTATAACCAAGCAGAAGCAGATGCAGCAAAACGTATGGCTGTTTACAAATCAGTCGGAGAATTGATGAAGTAG
- a CDS encoding U32 family peptidase: MNKPELLLPAGSREKSEYAVRYGADAVYLGMVDFSLRAMRKGELITAENLKDTIEKIHSLGAKAYLTLNIFAFNNDIENLIKNIDVIKDSKPDAVILSDFGVFNVVKKYMPEVDVHVSTQTNILNYETVKFWQDLGATRAILARELSIPEIATIKDKVPEMEIEVFVHGAQCVSFSGRCLLSDYMTGGERKSNHGGCAQPCRWSYKLVEETRPGEYYEINQNERGTHILCPKDLALINYLPKLIDAGVDSFKIEGRTKSLYYVSAVAKAYRHAIDEYLETGKQSEEENYNEIIKIGNRGYTTGFFIDKPDSEGYSYDISKGLAGADFLCVFLDKKENRYLVKTKNKILLNDEIEVITPDEKFTAKVLKIIDSKSGEEKELSNTNDESWIELDKEPQDYTYALARTIGIKNLR; this comes from the coding sequence ATGAATAAACCTGAATTGTTATTGCCTGCAGGAAGCAGAGAAAAATCAGAATATGCTGTTAGATACGGGGCTGATGCCGTTTATTTGGGAATGGTTGATTTCAGCTTGCGTGCTATGAGGAAGGGTGAGCTTATCACTGCTGAAAACCTCAAAGATACGATTGAAAAAATTCATTCATTGGGGGCAAAGGCGTATTTGACGCTTAATATATTTGCGTTCAATAATGATATTGAAAATTTGATAAAAAATATTGATGTTATTAAGGATTCTAAGCCTGATGCTGTTATTTTGTCTGACTTTGGGGTCTTTAATGTCGTTAAGAAATACATGCCTGAAGTTGATGTTCATGTTAGCACTCAAACAAATATTTTGAATTATGAAACTGTTAAATTTTGGCAAGATTTGGGAGCTACGAGGGCTATTTTAGCAAGGGAACTATCTATACCTGAGATTGCTACAATTAAAGATAAAGTGCCTGAAATGGAGATTGAAGTTTTTGTCCATGGTGCCCAATGTGTTTCATTTTCAGGAAGATGCTTGTTGAGCGATTATATGACAGGCGGTGAGCGTAAATCTAATCACGGAGGGTGTGCTCAACCTTGTAGATGGAGCTACAAACTTGTAGAAGAAACTCGCCCCGGTGAATATTACGAAATTAATCAAAATGAACGTGGTACTCACATTTTGTGCCCTAAAGATTTAGCTTTGATAAATTATTTGCCTAAATTGATTGACGCAGGTGTTGATTCCTTCAAAATTGAAGGCAGAACAAAAAGTCTTTACTATGTTTCTGCAGTCGCAAAAGCTTACAGGCATGCTATTGATGAGTATCTTGAAACAGGGAAACAATCAGAAGAAGAAAATTATAACGAAATAATTAAAATCGGAAACCGTGGCTATACTACAGGATTTTTCATTGATAAACCTGATTCTGAAGGGTACAGCTATGATATTTCAAAGGGCTTGGCCGGAGCTGACTTTTTATGCGTATTTTTAGATAAAAAAGAAAATCGATATTTAGTTAAAACGAAAAATAAAATTCTTTTAAACGATGAGATAGAAGTTATTACGCCTGATGAAAAATTCACAGCAAAAGTATTAAAGATTATCGACTCAAAATCAGGTGAAGAAAAAGAGCTTTCAAATACCAATGATGAATCGTGGATTGAACTAGATAAAGAGCCACAAGATTATACATACGCACTTGCAAGGACGATAGGGATAAAAAATTTAAGATGA